From the genome of Vitis riparia cultivar Riparia Gloire de Montpellier isolate 1030 chromosome 2, EGFV_Vit.rip_1.0, whole genome shotgun sequence, one region includes:
- the LOC117906572 gene encoding uncharacterized protein LOC117906572 has product MAGRTRGGRSERNEELETVREELREVRRELRETVELMRGQGSRRAGGTQGHEDSGHSHRRSRTERPVMNQMEAMKRFMVMQPPSFNGEPSAEAAEHWLRRMRRILVGLDIPEERRVGLATYMLVGKADFWWESMKRVYDTEVMTWEEFERIFLGKYFGEVAKHAKRMEFEYLIQGTMSVLEYESRFSELSRFALGMISEEGEKARRFQQGLRPAIRNRLVPLAIRDYSELVKRALLVEQDIDETNQIREQKGDRKGKQRMGESSQGPQQRQRTQQFERRPSSYAGGGQITQRAAANRVCYGCGAGDHLWRACPLRGTQQARPQSQGSSQQQSVVPFRPPQFQLPYYQMPQLPPAAQGGC; this is encoded by the coding sequence ATGGCGGGAAGGACCAGAGGAGGAAGATCAGAGAGGAATGAGGAGTTGGAGACGGTAAGAGAAGAACTCCGAGAAGTAAGAAGAGAGCTGAGAGAAACTGTTGAATTGATGAGAGGCCAGGGTTCCAGGAGAGCAGGAGGTACCCAGGGCCATGAGGATTCAGGCCACTCACATAGGAGGAGCCGCACTGAGAGGCCAGTAATGAACCAAATGGAAGCAATGAAGAGGTTCATGGTGATGCAGCCTCCATCTTTTAATGGAGAGCCCAGTGCTGAAGCAGCTGAGCATTGGTTGAGGAGGATGAGAAGAATTCTGGTGGGACTGGACATACCTGAGGAAAGAAGGGTAGGTTTGGCAACATATATGCTTGTGGGCAAAGCTGATTTCTGGTGGGAATCAATGAAAAGGGTGTATGACACTGAGGTTATGACCTGGGAAGAATTTGAGAGAATCTTCCTAGGCAAGTATTTTGGGGAAGTGGCTAAGCATGCCAAGAGGATGGAGTTTGAGTACCTCATCCAAGGAACCATGTCGGTTCTGGAGTATGAGTCACGTTTCTCAGAGTTGTCTCGTTTTGCTTTGGGGATGATCagtgaggaaggagaaaaggcTAGGAGGTTCCAGCAGGGGTTGAGGCCTGCTATTAGGAACAGATTAGTCCCACTGGCAATAAGGGATTATTCTGAGTTGGTTAAGAGGGCTTTGTTGGTGGAGCAGGACATTGACGAAACCAACCAAATTCGAGAGCAAAAGGGGGACAGAAAAGGGAAACAGAGAATGGGGGAAAGTTCCCAGGGGCCACAGCAGAGGCAGAGGACTCAGCAGTTTGAGAGGCGTCCCTCGTCTTATGCAGGAGGGGGGCAGATTACTCAGAGGGCGGCTGCTAATAGAGTATGTTATGGTTGTGGAGCAGGAGACCATTTATGGAGGGCTTGCCCATTGCGAGGCACACAGCAGGCCCGACCTCAGTCTCAGGGAAGTTCTCAGCAACAGTCAGTAGTGCCTTTCCGGCCCCCTCAGTTTCAGTTGCCTTACTATCAGATGCCACAATTACCCCCAGCAGCGCAGGGCGGCTGCTGA